The sequence below is a genomic window from Coffea arabica cultivar ET-39 chromosome 4c, Coffea Arabica ET-39 HiFi, whole genome shotgun sequence.
TCGTGGCCGTGGATGCTACTCATCACTCTATCTGTTGAGATATCATACTCTATTTTATGGGTATTGAGGACATACTGAGTTTGCTTCGGAAATTGGAAATTATCCTGGCTGCCCATTTTATCGCTCTGTATCTGTAGAAAGATCAAATTTTGTGGATATAGAGACATAACTTATTTTGCCTCTGAAATTGGAAGTTATTCGACCCATGTTCTGAAGCAATTCTGCGCCTTTACACCACTAATTACTGCTAGACGCACTGCTATATTGTTACCAAATGATTGAACCAATACATTGAGTTAATTGACCAATTGATTGTACGCTTTCGGGAGGTAATTGAGTTCATGCCTTGATCTCGTAGCATCCAATTGAATTTCATACTGTGATCTGGTTGCATCTTTTCTTATACGGATAGATATGTGGCAAGTACACTCTGCTTTCCTGATAGTTGCAAATGAAGAAGTATCAACTCTTTTGTGAAACACAGTTCTCACAGTATAGTCATTAACAACTTTGTAGTGGACGGAAATTCAGTCAATCCAATGCCTAATGTCATTATGGAAATCTTTCCtctagaaatttaatttttgcaattgttaagatattgcatttttgagGATTCATGTCTTGGATCTGTAAGCTTGGCTTGTCAATTGAAGACTTCCTGGACAAGGATGGATTTAATATAAACAGCATTTCTCTAGGTCTTCAGAATTGGATATCATGAAGTTTTTGGTTTTAGAATTGATGGAATCTTACTTGTTATGATCTTGGTTAAGATTTTCCCATTTCACATGGATTTGAACGACCTTAACAAGGTCTGGGAAGTCAAACCTTTAAGGAGGACTCGAGAAAATGAGGCCAGGCAAATTCTTGAAAGAGTAGCTAAACAGGTGCAACCCATTATGCGCAAACGGAATTGGAAAGTCAAAGTTCTTTCTGAATTCTGGTAATGATTTTGCTTTACTTTTCCACATTCACGTCTCCAGTTCAAGGCATTTTCAGCATTTGTTGTGCCACTCTGCTGATCAAAAGAATTTGGTTTGCAGCCCAGCAAATCCGTCTCTTTTAGGTCTTAATATAGGAGGGGGTGCAGAAGTTAAGCTGAGATTGCGCCGACCGAACAATGAGTTGGATTTCTTCCCATATGATCAGATTCTTGATACCATGCTTCATGAGCTCTGCCACAATCGATATGGTCCCCACAATGCCGATTTTTACAACCTTTTGGATGAAATTAGAAAGGTGGTCGTTTATCTTAGTAAAGTGAAAATTCCAACTTGAAACTGCTTCTCCCTTAAGTGCTCCTAGTAAGTATTTGCACAATTGGAAATTTCTTTCCTGATGTCTGGGTTTCAGAATGGCAGGAgtgcaaaattttatttatttatttattttttggggtGGGGTGGGAGAGGATGGTGAGAGCTGGTTTCAATTACCATTCTTTCATATGTTTATGTTAGTGCTGggaaagatccaactctgaaccttttttttttggctgaagTTCTCCTATTTTGTGATAAATGGGAATTTCTTTTCGTGATGTCCTGGCACCTTCCTTTGGGTTTTGGCAGCCTGGGAGTtaccttttttttggtttttttttgggggggggggggatggtGGGGAGGTTTGTGGGAGGGGTGACACCTGGCTTGATTTTCCATTTTGCAGTTCAATATTTAGCTCCGTAGTCTCAATAACAGTGTCAATTGTTAGTTTTTCCTTCAATTGACTTGCTAGATAATTCCCCTACAACTAATTTACCTAATTAACAATTTTCAGGAATGTGAAGATCTTATGGCTAAGGGAATTACAGGCACTGGGCAAGGATTTGATCTCCCTGGTAGACGACTGGGTGGCTTTTCCCATCAGCCTCCTTTGTCATCACTCCGGCAGTCTGCATTGGCAGCTGCAGAAAATAGAGCTCGGCGTGCAGCTATTTTGCCATCTGGACCAATGCGACTTGGTGGTGACAGTAGCATTAAGGCCGCCCTGAGCCCAATACAAGCTGCTGCTATGGCTGCAGAAAGGAGATTACATGATGATGTGTGGTGTGGTTCCAAATCTGCAGAAAGTGAAGGATCTTCTGAAAGTTCTCAATCCTCTACCGTGCGCGATAATGAATCTGACCTGATGTCAAATCTTGGCTACGCTCAAAGCAGTGGTACTAAAGATCTTCAGTTGTCGTGGCAGTGCAGCACTTGCACCTTAATAAATCAGGTAAATGTGCCCATTGCTTTTTCCTGTACTGCAGAGCCATGGAGTTTTCTCCAATCAGTTTTCTAAAAACTGCTGTGTAATTTTAATTTACATGCGAATGGTTGTaaatgtccttttttttttttttccagttgtTGGATATCTGTCCATCCAGAGCTTAAatgcaaaaatggaaaaataggaaaaacaaaaatgcatCTGATAGTGTCTGCGTAGGTTCTTACATGACAACCATATCTCTTCGTTAATGGAACGGATATAAATTCATCTCAAGACCAGTCCACCTCGACCTTTTGCCTCTTTGTTTCATTAATTAGGTACTCACTTTCCAGATTTAAATTTTACAGCCCCTGGCTCTTATTTGTGAAGCTTGTGGAACGAAGAAATGCGCAAGCAATGGAACAAAGTCAAAGGTTTGGTCTTGTAAGTTTTGCACTCTAGACAACAGTGTTGAGGTTGAGAGGTGCTTGGCTTGTGGGGAATGGAGATATTCGTATGGTCCACCCACAGTACCTCTGTTGGAAAATGCATAGGTACGTGGAATTGGGAAGTTTCAAGTATATTAGGGAGAAAAAGAGACGCATTTTCCGCAAGCACTCTACGCCATGCTGGTTAAGAAGCCTTCAGATCCAATCCTTGTCAGTGAATTCCAATTGCACAAAGGTCTGCATGGGGTAGTCAACCCGGGCCAACAACAGCTGTGTAGTTGTCCAGCATGTTGATGTATGAAAGCCATGAATTTTGTTACTTATTCTGCCGTTGAAAAAAATGTCCGTGTGTCTCTCACTTGCAATCGTAAGACACTACTCTCTTGTATTTGCTACATAAAGTGTGGAGATACGAATGTAAAAATTATGCTTTAGGTGCGAAAAGGACAGTTGTTTGCTTTTCGTGTTGTGAATTATAGGCTACCTTCCGTCAGTTATTTACTTTTCTTCTTAAAGATTGGGCTCGCTCCTGGTGACAAGCTGCTTGCGGGGATAGCACTGGAAAAAGGGCAGGCCGTTGTCTTTCCTTATGTGCCTGGATCTGAATCTTGAATGAATATAGTAACACACACAGTGCAGTTAGTTACCTTGAACAATGGTTAGCGTTCATCAGCGGGGCAACAAAAACTGCGGGGGCGTTTGTTACTTATTTTGGGATTTTGGCAAGAGACAGGGGATTACCATCAGAGTAGCAGGTTTCGTTGGAGGGTCTGATAGACGAGCGCAAAAGGAGGTGGATGGATGGGTTTTAGTTAGAGCCAGGCGTAGGTTACCCGGACGCTATGCTGGAAGAAGAGCAGGAGCGGGAAGTGCCCAGTTATTGATCAGAGGGATTTAAATAATGACGGTGGTGTCGTCTCGTGATGGCAAAAATGTGGGCTGGTTGTTATGGAACGGGATCAGAGTCGGACAGACAGAAGAAATGCAGCAAGAAAGATATTTTGGTAGAAGCAGCAGCGACGTATAGGGAGACGGACATCTTCTGAAGCAAAGGAGTCGGGAGGAGAAATGGGACGGATGGACATCTGGCCTCTCTGGAACTTACCACATGCAGTCTAGGACGGGACCCACCCACAAGCACCAGTCACCCTCGTAAACCATACGCTTCCTATCAATCAAAAAGTAAGTCCCAGTGTGAAGAGGTTTTGGGCAGCTGGGGGATGgagaatttctgtccaaaaaaaaaaaagggggagttCCCGTCCCGGTGGAGCGGCAACCCATCCATTCCTCGATCAATAAGAATTAAGAATGAGCCTGCGTCACTTTTGTCATTGTTCGAAAAGTCAACTCCCGTACCTCCATCCTTCCTTGCTTTGACCATCACCTCTCCATCCAATCTCGCTCGAATATCTCTCCATCTCATCagtcatctctctctctctctggggACTGACTGCGGAGAGAAAATacatcttttttttcccccgaAACGATAGAAGGCAGGCGGAGAGGAAATATATCATCAATGCATCAAATTTGTtgatcaatttcaattatattagGTAAGGAGTAGGACACGCTCACACAAGCAAAAACAAACACAgcacaaaaaacaaaatgctgaCCGCAACGTGCCAtctatttttcaaaatgaacttCCCTGCTAAGTAGTCCACcggtactactactactactacaggTATACAAAATAAAGAGGAGGAGAAGGTAAAAAAAGCCATAAACAACAACAAGGGAGGGGAGGGGTCGTTTCTttgcttcttcctttttttgtttatatatattGTGGCGACTGAGGAGTAGGAGGGGAGCTTCGGGGGGCGGTGTGAAAGGGGGAGAGAGGAGACGTAGAGGAATCTTTTTTGGACAAggcaggaaaagggaaaatggaGGGACCTGAGAGGGAAGACGGGCTTTTCAAACTTGCGACCAAAGTTTAAGTTTGACCTTTGGTGCTTCGTTTCAAATCCACTCTGTCTCGTGTTTATACGTACAACTACTACTACGTGAGTATATTGATGCATTTTTTTGCTTTAATAAATTTGCAAATTGTAAATATAAATTACACTTGCTTGTTTAAAGAACgtaaaagccaaaaaaaaaaaaacccccccgCTGACTCGATAAACTTTCTGAGTCTCTCGAAGTTTGCTTGGCCGTTTTATTACTGTTGCGAATTGTGTGACCGTTCCCATCCACACACACCTTCATTAAATGGAGCTACTACATTTTCCACTCTTTTTAGGTTCTTACGAGTGTCAAATTAGTTCCAATTAGTTCCAGCATGCCAAATTAGTTCCAGCACCAAGAGTTGATCCAATTATCCCCCCCCCTCGCCCCTTGGCTTAAAAAAGTAAATTCAAACGGATACGTAGTACATCCGTTTAGTCCGATGAAAATTTAGTCTTCAATTGTCCTTCATAGGTCCAGTTAAAACTCTATTTAAATAGATTAGGATAGAATAGGATATAAATAAAATAGCGatgaatgacaaaaaaaaaagtatgccAAATTAGTTTCAGCACCTGGAGTTGATCCAATtctattcccttttttttttacttgtctttaaaaattacaacaaaaaaaaaaaaagaagatgtaGTACCAGTAGTTCGTACCAATAGTTGTCTTCAGACGAATAAACTCTCTATAGAGCAATTGATCTCTACGCTACCAATTGCTACCAAAGCTGTAATTAATTTACCCATAACTTGCTGCTATGCCACCATATGCCACATTTTGCTGCTATTCCACCCTATCGCCCACTTGGTGGCCTGGCAATATGTACCATCATTCATACACATGAAATCaaagccctttttttttttttttttcctcctcatCTTTGATACAGTAGTACTCCTATATGAGAGAATAAATGagagctcaaaaaaaaaaaatttatttcaaacCTAAAGTACACTACTATTACTACTCCTACTCCTACTGCTGCTTattccctccctttttttataactgacgttcaagattttgcacaccaattaagaaaaatttttcattgcttaaatctgtacactactttcttttgtaccctcattaattgtccaatttactcatattttcttttactaGAATACTAAATGATACTGTTTCACTAGGGCAAAAACAGTGTAAATTAACTCCCACCAAGCAATAATTATTAGGAATAATAATTAAGAACCCTATATtagaaaagagagataaaagggtaagattataaaaaaaataattaatactgtATGGAGATAATAAAATGACAGATAAAAATACActagaataaatttcttaaacatctgttataaaaaataaaaaataagaggggagtataaaattaaaaataaaatacaactAGCAAAAGTCTCTCTCTCCTACCAAACTACTCGTACTCGtagctttctttctctttcacgACTCAATCAGACAGAAGTCACCCTTGTCTTTCTCTCCTTCCAAGAACCTTCCGCTCTCTCTCCGTCTTCAGGCTCTTCTCATCCTCTTCCCGTACTCGATTTTCTCTCGCTTCCATTTCCTTCCTCTCCCCTAATTGTACTCCTCCATTTCCCTCCCCCACCACCATGGGATGGGGCTGCCCTCTTTCTTGCAGAAACAACCCCCACCGTAACAATTAACAACCCCCCATCCACCCTGACCCGCCCAATAAACAATTATACCAGTTGCTAAAACACGAACCCCGCCCCCTCCCCTTCTTTCGTCCCAAGCTTTTCTTTTGCTAGAAAAATTTTAGTACTGCTACTTTCTAGTCCCagattttattttgtatttttctctgggttttcctttttttctttttaggggGTTCGTTTATAGAAATTCCATTTCATTTTTGTCATCAATCAATAACCTAGACATCTATATCTTCAACGAAAGACAACCCAAAACAAACACGGGTGAGGGAATTTATTCCGGACCAATTGAAAACTGGGGGTGGGGGGGCAGTATCCGTCCGTCCGTCCGTCCGTTTGTTTATTGATACAgtgctagtttttccttcttttttttttggggtggagATTTTTTGGAAGGTGGTTTAGATAATCCGTCGGTCGGTCGGTCAAATCAATCCAAACACCCCTAGAGGAGAGCTAATCATGCGACCGATTCAACCATCGCCGCCAGCCGCCTCCTCCGCGGCTACCcctccctcttcctcctcctcctcctcccccgCATCAAATCGCAACCGCTCGCGGCGGCGCCCCGACCTTACTCTTCCGCTTCCCCAGCGAGACCCCAAGTTAGCTGTCCCCCTTCCCCTCCCGCCCACCTCCGCCccatcctcctcctccacctcctcctcctGTTTTTCCCCTCCCCTAAACTTCTCCCAGCTGGAGAGGATCAATCGCATCGGCAGCGGCAGCGGCGGCACCGTCTACAAAGTCCTCCACCGTCCCACCAGCAAACTCTACGCCCTCAAGGTCATCTATGGCTACCTCGATGACTCTGTCCGCCTCCAGATCTGCCGCGAGATCGAGATCCTCCGCGACGTCGACAACCCCAACGTGGTTAGATGCCACGACATGAACGACCTCAACGGTGAAATCCAAGTCCTCCTCGAGTACATGGACAAGGGCTCCCTCGAGGGGATCCACATCCCCCACGAGCCCTCCCTTTCCGATCTCACTCGCCAGATTCTCTCCGGCTTGTACTATCTCCACAAGCGTAAGATCGTTCACCGGGATATTAAACCCTCCAACCTCCTCATCAACTCCAAGAGGACCGTTAAAATCGCCGACTTCGGCGTCTCCAGAATCCTAGCCCAGACTATGGATCCCTGCAATTCCTCCGTCGGCACTATTGCTTACATGAGTCCCGAGAGAATCAACACCGATCTGAATCATGGCAAGTACGACGGCTATGCGGGTGACATATGGAGCTTGGGCGTCAGCATACTGGAATTCTATTTGGGAAGGTTTCCGTTTGCGGTCGGCAGGCAAGGTGATTGGGCCACCCTCATGTG
It includes:
- the LOC113739565 gene encoding DNA-dependent metalloprotease WSS1-like isoform X2, with the translated sequence MDLNDLNKVWEVKPLRRTRENEARQILERVAKQVQPIMRKRNWKVKVLSEFCPANPSLLGLNIGGGAEVKLRLRRPNNELDFFPYDQILDTMLHELCHNRYGPHNADFYNLLDEIRKECEDLMAKGITGTGQGFDLPGRRLGGFSHQPPLSSLRQSALAAAENRARRAAILPSGPMRLGGDSSIKAALSPIQAAAMAAERRLHDDVWCGSKSAESEGSSESSQSSTVRDNESDLMSNLGYAQSSGTKDLQLSWQCSTCTLINQPLALICEACGTKKCASNGTKSKVWSCKFCTLDNSVEVERCLACGEWRYSYGPPTVPLLENA
- the LOC113739564 gene encoding mitogen-activated protein kinase kinase 5-like, with protein sequence MRPIQPSPPAASSAATPPSSSSSSSPASNRNRSRRRPDLTLPLPQRDPKLAVPLPLPPTSAPSSSSTSSSCFSPPLNFSQLERINRIGSGSGGTVYKVLHRPTSKLYALKVIYGYLDDSVRLQICREIEILRDVDNPNVVRCHDMNDLNGEIQVLLEYMDKGSLEGIHIPHEPSLSDLTRQILSGLYYLHKRKIVHRDIKPSNLLINSKRTVKIADFGVSRILAQTMDPCNSSVGTIAYMSPERINTDLNHGKYDGYAGDIWSLGVSILEFYLGRFPFAVGRQGDWATLMCAICMSDPPEVPQTASREFRDFIASCLQRDPAKRWTAAQLLRHPFILQYSSPSSSLASASSANNQTQVLHQTHQLLPPPRPHFSSS
- the LOC113739565 gene encoding DNA-dependent metalloprotease WSS1-like isoform X3, with the protein product MILVKIFPFHMDLNDLNKVWEVKPLRRTRENEARQILERVAKQVQPIMRKRNWKVKVLSEFCPANPSLLGLNIGGGAEVKLRLRRPNNELDFFPYDQILDTMLHELCHNRYGPHNADFYNLLDEIRKECEDLMAKGITGTGQGFDLPGRRLGGFSHQPPLSSLRQSALAAAENRARRAAILPSGPMRLGGDSSIKAALSPIQAAAMAAERRLHDDVWCGSKSAESEGSSESSQSSTVRDNESDLMSNLGYAQSSGTKDLQLSWQCSTCTLINQLVERRNAQAMEQSQRFGLVSFAL
- the LOC113739565 gene encoding DNA-dependent metalloprotease WSS1-like isoform X4; translated protein: MRKRNWKVKVLSEFCPANPSLLGLNIGGGAEVKLRLRRPNNELDFFPYDQILDTMLHELCHNRYGPHNADFYNLLDEIRKECEDLMAKGITGTGQGFDLPGRRLGGFSHQPPLSSLRQSALAAAENRARRAAILPSGPMRLGGDSSIKAALSPIQAAAMAAERRLHDDVWCGSKSAESEGSSESSQSSTVRDNESDLMSNLGYAQSSGTKDLQLSWQCSTCTLINQPLALICEACGTKKCASNGTKSKVWSCKFCTLDNSVEVERCLACGEWRYSYGPPTVPLLENA
- the LOC113739565 gene encoding DNA-dependent metalloprotease WSS1-like isoform X1, producing MILVKIFPFHMDLNDLNKVWEVKPLRRTRENEARQILERVAKQVQPIMRKRNWKVKVLSEFCPANPSLLGLNIGGGAEVKLRLRRPNNELDFFPYDQILDTMLHELCHNRYGPHNADFYNLLDEIRKECEDLMAKGITGTGQGFDLPGRRLGGFSHQPPLSSLRQSALAAAENRARRAAILPSGPMRLGGDSSIKAALSPIQAAAMAAERRLHDDVWCGSKSAESEGSSESSQSSTVRDNESDLMSNLGYAQSSGTKDLQLSWQCSTCTLINQPLALICEACGTKKCASNGTKSKVWSCKFCTLDNSVEVERCLACGEWRYSYGPPTVPLLENA